Proteins from a genomic interval of Xylocopa sonorina isolate GNS202 chromosome 4, iyXylSono1_principal, whole genome shotgun sequence:
- the Kto gene encoding mediator complex subunit kohtalo isoform X3, which translates to MMGILYEKRPLKRPRLGPPDVYPQEPKQKEDELTSTNVKLGFATMPQMSEEFGTARHCNVTAAKVGAYFNAILAKKEELSTMPDTARKRQQINPKDNFWPVTARTKNGIEAWFKDLSGCKPLIALAKKAPNFNKKEEIFMMLCEYQVPMLRAAWFIKLSSAYTVAVSEAKIKKRQLPDPTTEWTGTLIKFLKDQLSKLQEYYHINNYTTSSTATNSVANNPCNGNGTGCSNSNSNVINNISNNASSNNGVVNNQPATPNSSNQSTNGNILNEEHKLALKQWHYCIQLAKYMFEEGLLDRQELLQWILELVDKIKSSPSEDGILKLLLPLALQYLEEFVQSELLARRLAYLSCRKLAHMCSNIETNSNPQSPSINKSDVNGGKDTATTSQVQNPLTTAFNDYLSCPHHRDVIYSLSTIIQVITLECPTALVWNSVGEGKAPSVLNGSPLDYLPCLPTALPCPPASATNPTLKQLKIAQENIRARSQAAEGKWSCDKWQQSSAGITTTKVLAALDALDRHSFDRMDSSNSLDTLYTKIFTSSPKDNANERDTKTEYNPQQDSAVVEILCEWAVSAERWGEHRAMAVAKLLEKRQSEVTGETNDSDDKDSICSNGNPPVLPIFQPLLMKFLDMDAPVLDNTTAQSKIQFTNLVHLFSELIRHDVFSHDAYMCTLISRGDLIQGSVASKPGTPSNREPIDEDSLFPGIDLKPAKLEVPDHGRTMDYDDSKIDDDLDKLLQHIKEDQQNSMDAPDSPKEDALAGHGTQEVLDSKMPSSHSRHLLYTTHFPLPQDETCSQHDCNQRHVLLYGVGRIRDEARHIVKKMTKEVCKLFGKKFSIDVAEGGKVKKHSRSEFNFEAITLKFQNLSYFDQHVVTWQCATQVIEMLNTFALAGSSYLPVQEHVAFLFDLMELALNIYGLIDVCIQILKELPEIETQLGVRNSQLVRSYTTSLSLYVVGVLRRYHCCLLLSPEQTTAVFDLLCKVVKHVSNPSDCSSAERCVLAHLYDLYSSCSLLKTKPHGVEAFSNAYPKIRAALYGTLQPTTSSHVYNSQFMVDVFTNPRRGGKIEPQWARQLNETPANRYSFVCNAIVAVCSETDNDKLNDIAITCAELTACCNALNAEWLGVLMALCCSSSSSAFYIDVLHQVDVQDLSIHNSLAVFTSILIARHCFSLEDFVVHIALPSLVKACNEGRGDADTEAEAGARLTCHLLLRLFKTVECPQPALYSVSTSPHPQPNGNSRGYSIKLSCDRHLLAAAHNNIRVGPVLAVLKAILVVADATAGKQPPKKPDVPMNHSNKAGGPASVSVGVGVTTGGASELSISHILGTSDILGGGDNLGLDLAMSSSSSNAGMTTENVKGLSDFAQHVLRQICSQEWVLERCLQNPEELCHPDMLLDNMLTPRQAQRLLHMICYPETSTDAFIDQKTHITNILENLEQWSLRMSWLDLQLMYKQFPPGSSDLSQWLDTVAKAAIDVFQLNTVSSKPDKRSGSIWLVAPLVSKLPSAVQGRVLKVAGQVLESGNWSKTAAGRERNRSKSPSLFNHQPFLSLVLTCLKGQDDQREGLLMSLHSQLLSQFLNTSKEEKNFTAEDPKMREELQDALQLRFSLVGGLFDTIQRNTTATTDWAILLVQLVSYGVIDLNNNSELFTTVIDMLATLIHSTLVSDSQSEKDENKKHYQNLMKKLKKELGDRNSPSIRYVRQLLPLPKLTMEVITCEPVGCLTDTKGNKIAGFDSIDKKQGLQVCDSQRVSAWEVLEGHKNPAPISWAWFRAVKLERKPLTYQNAHKLLRYHTHSQSRPPSHYLDPPPLPPEDLEPDKKESEPGKADTPMSIDSPGRVTSSVGSSGIGSIVTNGKGKAMKTRRHRRNKGAATPTTPVSQQIQQPPNQLQQMAFGNQQVPVSQQPGMFTGQPPQHQQPWYTNQQAHTPAQQYAYGQQLPPTPVGPRYDRPGMNNQSKQALSHMLRLRLPSNQLMSSQQQPNAAPVGGPGTFQGMQRQQFIRQQLRAQHGAPNINPQQGMFASQQQPQQPQQQGIYTGMQQGMNQNYAGYGGQQMIPQQQQQQQQQQQQQAPQQAQQQQQLLQQQQQQQGLMNQQQNMMFPNQQQIMGPQRGQEYIPQQRMQPGATRPPYLQAPNVTMNTMGPMGGGVQSQPAPPYRQNSGKPGTVGVTGVGTANVSLQQNQQFQQQQAINQQRMRQQMLVMQQQQQQAQQQQQAQQQQQQQQQQGNAAGQQPTPQLVTHLQRHLSQPPQHYQHQPPPY; encoded by the exons ATGATGGGAATATTGTATGAGAAAAGGCCATTGAAACGGCCTAGATTAGGGCCACCTGACGTTTACCCCCAAGAGCCTAAACAGAAGGAAGATGAGCTCACCTCGACCAATGTTAAACTTGGCTTTGCCACCATGCCCCAGATGTCCGAGGAGTTTGGGACTGCCAGACACTGTAATGTCACTGCAGCCAAAGTTGGAGCTTACTTCAACGCGATACTAGCTAAGAAAGAGGAATTGTCCACTATGCCGGACACGGCGAGGAAACGTCAACAGATTAATCCGAAGGACAATTTCTGGCCGGTGACAGCGAGGACTAAGAATGGCATCGAAGCATGGTTCAAGGATCTGTCCGGTTGCAAGCCCTTGATAGCGCTTGCTAAGAAGGCACCCAACTTCAACAAGAAGGAAGAGATATTCATGATGCTTTGCGAGTATCAAGTGCCAATGTTACGGGCGGCATGGTTCATTAAATTAAGTTCCGCTTACACAGTGGCAGTGTCGGAAGCCAAAATAAAAAAGAGACAGTTGCCTGATCCAACTACGG AATGGACAGGAACGCTTATCAAATTTTTGAAGGACCAGTTATCGAAGCTACAAGAATATTATCATATAAACAACTATACGACAAGTAGTACTGCTACTAATAGCGTTGCGAATAATCCTTGTAATGGGAATGGTACTGGATGTagcaatagtaatagtaatgtcATCAATAATATTAGTAACAATGCTAGCAGTAATAATGGAGTTGTTAATAATCAACCAGCTACACCAAATTCAAGTAATCAATCAACAAATGGGAACATTTTGAATGAGGAACATAAACTGGCATTGAAACAATGGCATTATTGTATACAGTTGGCCAAGTATATGTTCGAAGAAGGATTATTAGATAGACAAGAATTACTGCAATGGATTTTAGAATTAGTAGACAAAATTAAATCTTCTCCATCAGAGGATGGTATTTTGAAACTTTTATTACCACTGGCATTACAATATTTAGAAGAATTTGTTCAGTCTGAATTATTAGCCAGACGTTTAGCGTATTTAAGTTGCCGTAAATTGGCGCATATGTGTAGTAATATTGAAACTAATAGTAATCCGCAGAGTCCGTCCATAAACAAGAGTGATGTTAATGGTGGGAAAGACACTGCCACTACTAGTCAAGTACAAAATCCATTAACAACTGCTTTTAATGACTATTTGTCATGTCCACATCACAGAGATGTAATTTATAGTTTGTCAACGATAATACAG GTAATCACATTGGAATGTCCAACTGCACTAGTATGGAATAGCGTTGGCGAAGGAAAGGCTCCATCCGTATTAAACGGTTCACCTTTAGACTACTTACCGTGCCTACCAACAGCTTTACCATGCCCGCCTGCAAGTGCAACTAATCCTACCCTGAAGCAATTAAAGATTGCTCAAGAAAATATTCGAGCAAGATCTCAAGCCGCCGAAGGAAAATGGTCGTGTGATAAATGGCAACAAAGTAGCGCTGGAATAACAACCACCAAAGTACTGGCTGCCCTGGATGCCTTGGATCGACACAGTTTCGATAGAATGGACTCCAGCAACTCGTTAGATACTTTATACACGAAAATATTTACATCGTCGCCAAAAGATAATGCGAACGAACGTGACACGAAAACGGAATACAATCCGCAGCAAGATTCTGCCGTGGTTGAAATCTTATGCGAGTGGGCAGTGAGCGCTGAGAGATGGGGAGAGCATAGAGCGATGGCGGTAGCGAAGCTACTCGAAAAACGTCAAAGCGAAGTGACCGGGGAAACGAACGATAGCGATGATAAAGATAGCATCTGTAGCAATGGAAATCCACCGGTGCTGCCGATCTTTCAACCATTACTTATGAAGTTTTTGGACATGGACGCCCCGGTATTAGATAATACAACAGCTCAGTCAAAAATTCAGTTTACGAATTTGGTTCACTTATTTTCAGAATTAATTAGGCACGATGTATTTTCACACGATGCATACATGTGCACGTTAATCTCAAGAGGGGATCTCATACAAG GGTCTGTAGCCAGCAAACCTGGAACTCCAAGTAATCGAGAACCGATAGATGAAGATAGTTTATTTCCCGGAATAGATTTGAAACCTGCGAAATTAGAAGTACCGGATCATGGACGCACAATGGATTATGACGACAGTAAAATTGACGATGATTTGGACAAATTGTTGCAACATATCAAAGAAGATCAACAGAATAGCATGGATGCTCCTGACAGTCCTAAGGAAGATGCTTTAGCTGGGCATGGAACCCAAGAGGTATTGGATTCTAAAATGCCATCGAGCCATAGCAGACATCTGTTATATACAACGCACTTTCCGTTACCACAG GATGAAACATGCAGTCAACACGACTGCAATCAACGGCACGTGTTGCTCTACGGTGTAGGTCGTATTAGAGACGAGGCTAGACATATAGTTAAAAAAATGACAAAGGAAGTGTGTAAATTGTTTGGGAAAAAATTCAGTATCGACGTCGCGGAAGGTGGTAAAGTGAAGAAACATTCCCGCAGCGAGTTTAACTTCGAGGCAATCACGTTGAAGTTCCAGAACCTCAGTTATTTCGATCAGCACGTGGTAACGTGGCAATGCGCGACCCAAGTGATAGAAATGTTGAACACATTCGCGCTAGCTGGCTCCTCTTATTTACCGGTACAGGAACATGTCGCTTTCCTGTTCGATTTAATGGAATTAGCGCTAAATATATATGGTCTGATAGACGTTTGTATACAAATACTGAAGGAGTTACCGGAAATTGAAACACAGCTAGGAGTCAGAAACAGTCAGCTCGTTCGAAGTTATACCACAAGTTTAAGTCTCTACGTTGTAGGCGTGTTAAGGAGATATCATTGTTGTTTGCTGC TGTCCCCGGAACAAACGACAGCAGTTTTCGATTTACTTTGTAAAGTCGTTAAACATGTATCCAATCCTAGTGACTGTAGTTCCGCTGAACGATGCGTGTTGGCGCATCTTTACGATTTGTATTCGTCTTGTTCCTTGTTAAAAACAAAACCGCACGGAGTAGAAGCATTTAGCAATGCTTATCCAAAAATACGCGCGGCTCTTTATGGTACGTTACAACCGACGACATCGAGCCACGTGTATAACTCGCAGTTCATGGTCGATGTTTTCACAAATCCAAGGCGAGGAGGAAAGATCGAGCCTCAGTGGGCCAGGCAATTGAACGAGACGCCGGCAAATCGTTACAGTTTTGTTTGTAACGCAATCGTTGCCGTTTGTAGTGAAACGGATAACGACAAATTGAATGACATAGCGATTACGTGCGCAGAGTTAACAGCTTGTTGCAATGCACTTAACGCCGAATGGCTCGGAGTGCTGATGGCACTTTGTTGCTCGTCAAGTAGTTCTGCTTTTTATATCGACGTGTTACATCAAGTAGACGTGCAGGACTTGAGTATACATAATTCTCTGGCTGTGTTCACATCGATTTTAATTG CAAGGCACTGCTTTTCTCTGGAGGATTTTGTTGTACATATAGCACTACCATCCTTAGTTAAAGCTTGCAACGAGGGTCGTGGCGATGCAGACACGGAAGCCGAAGCCGGAGCACGTTTAACTTGCCATTTGCTTCTACGGCTCTTCAAAACGGTTGAATGTCCGCAACCAGCGCTCTATTCTGTTAGCACAAGCCCTCATCCCCAACCAAACGGAAATTCCAGGGGTTACAGCATAAAATTGAGCTGCGATAGACACTTGCTAGCCGCTGCCCACAATAATATCAGAGTCGGTCCGGTTCTGGCTGTACTTAAGGCTATATTGGTTGTGGCTGACGCAACAGCCGGTAAGCAACCGCCAAAGAAACCGGATGTACCGATGAATCATTCGAACAAAGCGGGCGGACCAGCCAGTGTTAGCGTTGGTGTCGGTGTTACCACTGGTGGAGCAAGCGAACTGTCCATCAGTCATATTTTAGGTACTAGCGATATCCTTGGTGGTGGCGATAATTTGGGTCTTGATCTGGCAATGTCTTCGTCTAGCAGCAATGCTGGAATGACCACGGAAAACGTAAAAGGGCTGTCAGACTTCGCGCAACACGTTCTCAGACAAATCTGTAGCCAAGAGTGGGTACTGGAGAGGTGCTTGCAAAATCCAGAGGAACTTTGCCATCCGGATATGCTGCTGGACAATATGCTGACACCCCGCCAGGCTCAACGTTTACTTCATATGATTTGTTACCCCGAGACATCGACGGACGCCTTTATCGATCAGAAAACGCACATAACGAACATACTGGAGAACTTGGAGCAATGGAGTTTAAGGATGTCGTGGCTCGACTTGCAGCTTATGTACAAACAATTTCCACCAGGGTCCAGCGATCTATCGCAGTGGTTAGACACCGTTGCCAAAGCTGCGATCGACGTGTTCCAATTGAACACCGTGTCCAGTAAGCCGGACAAACGATCCGGTTCGATATGGTTGGTCGCGCCGCTTGTTTCGAAATTGCCGAGCGCGGTGCAAGGTAGAGTGTTGAAAGTGGCGGGGCAAGTACTGGAATCTGGTAATTGGTCGAAGACAGCGGCGGGTCGCGAGAGGAACAGATCGAAATCGCCGTCCCTGTTTAATCATCAACCGTTCCTCTCGTTGGTGCTGACTTGTCTCAAAGGGCAGGACGACCAAAGGGAGGGCCTGCTGATGTCCCTGCACTCGCAGCTGTTGTCGCAGTTTTTGAACACCAGCAAAGAGGAGAAAAATTTCACCGCCGAAGATCCAAAGATGAGAGAAGAGTTACAGGACGCGTTGCAATTGAGATTCAGTCTTGTCGGTGGACTGTTCGATACTATACAGAGGAACACGACCGCTACTACAGACTGGGCTATTCTATTAGTTCAGCTGGTTAGCTACGGTGTCAttgatttaaataataattccgAATTGTTTACCACTGTCATAGATATGTTAGCGACCTTAATACATTCTACCCTAGTTTCCGACTCGCAGTCTGAGAAAGATGagaataagaagcattatcagaACTTGATGAAAAAGTTGAAAAAagagctcggcgatcgtaactCCCCTAGCATACGATACGTTAGACAGTTGTTACCGTTACCAAAATTAACAATGGAAGTTATCACGTGCGAGCCGGTTGGATGTTTAACGGACACCAAAGGCAACAAGATAGCTGGTTTTGATAGCATTGATAAAAAACAG ggCCTACAAGTGTGCGATTCTCAAAGAGTGTCCGCGTGGGAAGTATTAGAGGGTCATAAGAATCCAGCACCGATCTCCTGGGCCTGGTTCAGAGCAGTTAAATTAGAACGTAAACCTCTCACCTACCAAAATGCCCACAAGCTTTTACGGTATCATACGCATAGCCAAAGCAGACCGCCAAGTCACTATTTGGACCCACCGCCGCTACCACCGGAGGATCTGGAACCGGATAAAAAGGAATCGGAGCCCGGTAAAGCCGATACACCAATGAGCATCGATTCCCCTGGAAGAGTGACAAGCAGCGTTGGTAGCAGCGGAATCGGTAGTATCGTTACCAATGGCAAAGGGAAAGCTATGAAAACTCGGAGGCATAGAAGGAATAAAGGAGCTGCTACACCTACCACACCTGTCTCACAGCAAATTCAG CAACCACCGAACCAGTTGCAACAGATGGCATTCGGAAATCAACAAGTACCTGTCAGCCAACAACCGGGAATGTTCACCGGGCAACCGCCACAGCATCAACAGCCGTGGTATACCAACCAACAAGCTCACACGCCAGCCCAACAGTACGCGTACGGCCAGCAATTACCACCAACTCCAGTCGGACCGAGATACGACAGGCCAGGCATGAACAATCAATCGAAACAGGCGCTTTCGCACATGTTACGATTACGATTGCCGTCGAATCAGCTGATGAGCTCCCAGCAGCAACCGAATGCCGCACCTGTCGGTGGCCCAGGAACATTCCAAGGAATGCAGAGGCAGCAATTCATCAGGCAACAACTGAGAGCTCAACACGGAGCTCCGAATATTAATCCCCAGCAAGGAATGTTCGCTTCTCAACAGCAACCGCAACAGCCGCAGCAACAAGGAATTTACACTGGCATGCAACAGG GGATGAATCAAAATTATGCAGGATACGGAGGTCAGCAGATGATaccgcagcaacagcagcaacaacaacagcagcagcagcagcaagcaCCCCAACAAGcccaacaacagcaacaactgttgcagcagcaacagcagcaacagggTTTAATGAATCAACAACAGAACATGATGTTTCCTAATCAGCAACAGATAATGGGACCTCAAAGGGGGCAAGAGTATATACCGCAGCAGCGTATGCAGCCTGGAGCTACGAGACCGCCGTACCTTCAG GCTCCAAATGTTACGATGAATACAATGGGTCCAATGGGAGGTGGAGTTCAGAGTCAACCAGCACCGCCTTATAGGCAAAACAGTGGTAAACCTGGTACAGTTGGAGTGACTGGTGTGGGAACAGCCAACGTTAGTCTGCAACAAAATCAACAGTTCCAACAG CAACAGGCGATAAACCAGCAGCGTATGAGGCAACAAATGCTCGTtatgcaacagcaacagcaacaagcgcaacagcagcaacaagcgcaacaacaacagcaacagcagcagcaacaagggAACGCCGCCGGGCAACAACCAACCCCGCAATTGGTGACGCACTTGCAGCGGCACTTGAGTCAACCACCGCAACACTATCAACATCAACCGCCGCCTTATTAG